In Rosa chinensis cultivar Old Blush chromosome 1, RchiOBHm-V2, whole genome shotgun sequence, a genomic segment contains:
- the LOC112181797 gene encoding acyl-CoA--sterol O-acyltransferase 1, which yields MEGEFGNFVEVLTSIFVCIFYSYSLGKIVPKGKTRLLCVLPVVCLFLYLPLHLSSVHLGGATAFFISWLGSFKLLLFAFDKGPLASDPSISIGRFMAIACLPIEIQENPPPKPENAQIKTNPSPPKPHLNGQNGKNQHPRSTKSRSLNHVIKGFLLAILIGVLYYSEHFHPKLILVLHCLYIYLLLEFLLAMVGVLARALLGLELKPHFNEPYLSTSLQDFWGRRWNLMATSILRPAVYEPVLDFSTRFIGRKWAPLPAVMGSFVVSGLMHELIYYYQGRVKPTWEVTLFFILQGLCLTLEIVLKKALRGRFRLPTVVSVVLTVGFVVATCFWLFFPQFLRSKADVRMLEEYVAFGAYMKNVARTFQKSLPSS from the coding sequence ATGGAAGGTGAATTTGGCAACTTCGTTGAGGTATTAACTTCAATatttgtttgcatattctattccTACTCCCTTGGCAAAATAGTCCCCAAAGGTAAAACCAGACTCCTTTGTGTTCTCCCAGTTGTGTGTCTCTTCTTGTACCTCCCTCTTCACCTCTCCTCTGTACATCTCGGAGGTGCTACTGCTTTTTTCATTTCATGGCTTGGCAGCTTCAAGCTTCTGCTTTTCGCCTTTGACAAAGGTCCTTTGGCTTCAGACCCATCAATCTCGATTGGACGTTTCATGGCCATTGCTTGCCTCCCAATCGAAATCCAAGAAAACCCACCTCCAAAACCTGAAAATGCCCAAATTAAAACCAACCCATCTCCACCAAAACCCCATCTGAATGGCCAAAATGGGAAAAACCAACATCCCAGAAGCACCAAATCAAGGTCCCTGAATCATGTAATCAAGGGCTTCCTTTTGGCCATTCTAATAGGGGTCCTTTATTATAGTGAGCATTTCCATCCAAAGCTCATCTTAGTCCTTCATTGTCTTTACATATATCTCCTCCTAGAGTTCCTCCTAGCAATGGTAGGAGTCCTGGCTCGAGCCCTTTTGGGATTGGAACTCAAGCCCCACTTCAACGAGCCCTACCTCTCCACATCGCTACAAGACTTCTGGGGCAGAAGATGGAACCTCATGGCCACCAGTATCCTACGCCCGGCCGTATACGAACCCGTCCTCGACTTCTCCACGCGCTTCATTGGCCGGAAATGGGCTCCACTCCCTGCTGTGATGGGAAGCTTCGTAGTGTCCGGGCTCATGCACGAGCTGATTTACTACTATCAGGGGCGCGTGAAGCCCACGTGGGAGGTTACGTTGTTCTTCATTCTGCAGGGGTTGTGTTTGACATTGGAGATCGTTTTGAAGAAGGCGTTGAGGGGCAGGTTCCGGTTGCCGACGGTGGTCTCGGTGGTGTTGACAGTTGGGTTTGTGGTTGCGACTTGCTTCTGGCTCTTCTTTCCGCAGTTTCTTCGGAGCAAGGCTGACGTTAGAATGCTCGAAGAGTATGTTGCTTTTGGTGCGTACATGAAGAATGTGGCTCGAACTTTCCAAAAATCGCTGCCTAGCTCATGA